The following proteins come from a genomic window of Leptospira andrefontaineae:
- a CDS encoding FecR family protein: MNRKLFLLLLIVTFIGSSNFCSKVSKSKPGLVVIFLTGKVEVERNGKLIPLSLGSVLQKDDTIKTNSGTLDLQTSLGHVIRLKSYTNLSIDSLHGQGSEETSLAVRTGLLLVKTNKLSQKEQFKISTPTAIAGVRGTAFSFEVVQGTLPKIKVYEGMVAMTLKAPVSQVIQADKIAENPNYQKLQKLLEENEIVISEEEEAEVKPEFDQLAQTILNRLDDAAVSQSIESFRTDLVRTVQKGKFERDPRESADLETLVKVDEDLISGTLDSKSLAKEIEKDQSEKLNIALDKVESIAGSQKLDSEEEIKKYYSVLESIHKLDKTILYGAVVTQVGNIMLVHSTKGIFRLNISEVEYIQYKNFDVVTKKKK, encoded by the coding sequence ATGAATCGAAAACTCTTTCTTCTGTTACTGATTGTAACATTCATCGGATCCTCAAACTTCTGCTCAAAAGTTTCTAAATCCAAGCCAGGTTTAGTGGTCATTTTTCTGACTGGAAAAGTAGAAGTGGAAAGAAACGGAAAACTTATCCCTCTTTCTTTAGGAAGTGTCTTACAAAAAGACGATACCATCAAAACAAATAGCGGGACCTTGGACCTACAAACAAGTTTGGGTCATGTGATCCGTTTAAAGTCTTATACAAATTTAAGTATCGATTCTCTCCATGGACAAGGTTCGGAAGAAACTTCCCTCGCAGTTAGAACAGGGCTTCTTCTTGTAAAAACGAATAAGTTAAGCCAGAAGGAACAGTTCAAAATTTCCACACCTACCGCGATCGCCGGCGTTCGAGGAACAGCATTCTCTTTTGAAGTAGTCCAAGGCACACTTCCTAAGATCAAAGTATACGAGGGAATGGTCGCTATGACCTTGAAGGCTCCCGTCAGCCAGGTAATCCAAGCGGATAAAATTGCAGAAAATCCAAACTACCAAAAACTCCAAAAGTTGTTGGAAGAAAATGAGATCGTAATCTCCGAGGAAGAAGAGGCAGAAGTTAAACCTGAATTCGACCAACTCGCTCAAACCATTTTAAATCGATTAGATGATGCAGCAGTCTCCCAAAGTATTGAAAGTTTCAGAACTGATCTAGTTCGTACTGTCCAAAAAGGGAAATTCGAAAGAGATCCTAGAGAAAGTGCTGATCTGGAAACCCTAGTAAAAGTAGATGAAGATCTTATCTCTGGAACCTTGGACAGTAAGTCCTTAGCAAAAGAAATAGAGAAGGACCAAAGTGAAAAACTGAATATTGCTCTGGATAAAGTAGAGTCAATTGCAGGTTCTCAAAAACTAGATTCTGAAGAAGAGATCAAAAAATATTACAGTGTTTTAGAATCCATTCATAAACTAGATAAAACGATATTATATGGAGCAGTGGTGACCCAGGTAGGAAATATCATGTTGGTGCACTCTACCAAAGGTATCTTCCGTTTGAATATTTCCGAAGTAGAGTATATTCAATACAAAAACTTCGACGTGGTCACTAAAAAGAAAAAGTAA
- a CDS encoding glycosyl hydrolase family 18 protein, translating into MKIFSRLGSIFTSVICISLCPLSAQENVWKYTISQDLSSKPLAYWEKVFKPGTSISFTGNYISANGEVSGTLVPSTLQIIGKKNEIRWFPLITFRSLAIGKKVLTSPQLRKTLVRNLELYLDNHSFYSGIHLDFEGLGLEYSTHYKELLLELQPALKKKGKLLTLAIFPPEGFDPKLSGFHSEIYKENLADEIVLMAYDLHSIKTSPGPVTEFNWAKLNVKYLLKTYKPEQIWLGLPLYGYYWKKGVKRPKLLTQSSDRNFVIQYGKEKEGIYLISTDKGEGSLVLDLKLWEEYAKNVKLKGLAFWRLGF; encoded by the coding sequence ATGAAGATCTTTTCAAGGCTCGGATCCATTTTTACCTCCGTCATTTGCATTTCCCTATGTCCCTTATCGGCTCAGGAGAATGTCTGGAAGTATACTATAAGCCAGGATCTAAGCTCTAAACCCTTAGCTTACTGGGAGAAGGTTTTCAAACCAGGGACCAGCATTTCTTTTACAGGGAATTATATCAGCGCTAATGGAGAAGTTTCCGGGACTTTGGTACCTTCTACCCTTCAAATAATTGGAAAGAAGAATGAGATCCGATGGTTCCCACTCATTACTTTTCGCTCCCTTGCGATAGGGAAGAAGGTCCTAACTTCTCCCCAACTCAGAAAAACTCTCGTCCGAAATCTCGAACTCTATTTGGACAATCATTCTTTCTATTCAGGGATCCATTTGGATTTCGAAGGATTAGGCCTGGAATATTCTACTCATTATAAAGAGCTCTTGTTGGAACTCCAACCAGCCCTAAAGAAAAAAGGTAAACTTCTTACTTTAGCAATTTTTCCTCCGGAAGGATTCGATCCTAAACTATCCGGTTTTCATTCTGAAATTTATAAAGAAAATCTCGCAGATGAAATTGTGCTTATGGCTTACGATCTGCATTCCATTAAAACATCTCCGGGACCGGTGACCGAATTTAATTGGGCAAAACTAAATGTAAAATATCTTCTTAAAACATATAAACCGGAACAGATTTGGTTAGGTCTCCCTCTTTACGGTTATTATTGGAAGAAGGGTGTAAAACGTCCTAAACTTCTGACCCAATCCTCCGACAGAAACTTCGTAATCCAATACGGAAAAGAAAAAGAAGGAATTTATCTGATCAGTACTGACAAAGGAGAAGGTAGCCTTGTCCTGGATCTAAAACTCTGGGAAGAATATGCGAAAAACGTAAAGTTAAAGGGGCTCGCATTTTGGAGACTTGGGTTTTAG
- a CDS encoding fructosamine kinase family protein, whose translation MAITNTGMGELIRDGLDRLGILSSSKRAEITLHSTSLFELYKVRLPDASQLAIKIIPKKEMADTEAEGLEQLCRLGVRVPEYLGTVHLGKVSLLAMEFVQTGSSAGFREDLIASLKNLYKNEFGSWGWKKDNFIGSLNQANGWFSSFREFYWERRLKPQIELAQVRKLLTDKDSSAIKGIFDKFSEDWGLDHVKPRMVHGDLWSGNVLQGKNGFAYLIDPSVAYSHPEQDLAMLQLFGSPLNLEEMQDILATAGLDDPGNLKDRIQFWQLYPVLVHINLFGASYLTSLRHILRYYGVK comes from the coding sequence ATGGCAATCACGAATACAGGAATGGGTGAATTGATCCGAGACGGATTAGATCGTCTTGGTATTTTATCCTCCTCTAAGAGGGCGGAGATCACCCTACATTCTACCAGCTTATTCGAACTATATAAAGTGAGATTGCCTGACGCTTCTCAACTTGCCATTAAGATCATTCCTAAAAAAGAAATGGCCGATACCGAAGCAGAAGGTTTGGAACAACTTTGTAGACTCGGAGTTCGAGTCCCGGAATATCTAGGAACTGTTCATCTCGGAAAAGTTTCACTTCTTGCAATGGAATTTGTACAAACAGGTTCTTCCGCCGGGTTTAGAGAAGACCTAATCGCCAGCTTAAAAAATTTATACAAAAACGAATTCGGTTCCTGGGGTTGGAAGAAGGATAACTTTATTGGTTCTCTGAATCAAGCCAACGGTTGGTTCTCTTCCTTTAGAGAATTTTATTGGGAAAGAAGATTAAAACCTCAGATAGAACTTGCACAAGTTCGAAAACTTCTGACAGACAAAGACTCATCCGCAATCAAGGGGATCTTTGATAAATTTTCTGAAGATTGGGGATTGGATCATGTAAAACCTAGAATGGTCCATGGAGATCTTTGGTCAGGAAACGTTTTGCAAGGTAAGAATGGTTTTGCATATTTGATAGATCCTTCCGTGGCTTATTCTCATCCGGAACAAGACCTTGCAATGTTGCAATTATTCGGAAGTCCTTTAAATCTGGAAGAGATGCAGGATATTCTGGCCACTGCAGGTTTGGATGATCCGGGTAATCTAAAGGATAGAATCCAATTCTGGCAGTTGTATCCGGTACTTGTGCATATCAATTTATTCGGAGCTTCTTACCTGACTAGCCTCCGGCACATTCTACGCTATTACGGCGTGAAATAG
- a CDS encoding TetR/AcrR family transcriptional regulator, giving the protein MSLPKIAKKKAPIASKQKEKNSKLNLRKSPSQKRAIERVEYILDIVADLLDEVGTEGLTTNLIAQRAGIPIGSLYQYFPNKHAILKAVGQRHLERVNSMILNFLETSPSKTEWENLVDKLIDAFAQLYKSEPGFIPMWSNKNLDPELVIIDRENNRAIANFIAELFFGVIPWMKKKEEMMVMSRIMVEVSDSVLSRWLRERQDSALADGILQELKTMLKAYMNYYIQRGSK; this is encoded by the coding sequence ATGTCTTTGCCCAAAATCGCAAAAAAGAAAGCGCCAATAGCTTCCAAACAAAAAGAGAAAAACTCTAAGCTAAATCTGAGAAAATCACCTTCTCAAAAAAGAGCTATAGAGAGGGTCGAGTATATCCTGGATATAGTCGCTGATCTTTTGGATGAGGTTGGAACAGAAGGTCTTACTACAAATCTGATTGCGCAAAGAGCTGGCATACCTATCGGTTCTTTATATCAATATTTTCCAAATAAACACGCCATCCTAAAAGCTGTCGGGCAAAGGCATTTGGAAAGAGTGAATTCGATGATATTGAATTTTCTGGAAACTTCTCCAAGCAAAACTGAATGGGAAAATCTTGTAGATAAACTCATAGATGCATTTGCTCAACTTTATAAATCCGAGCCCGGGTTTATACCGATGTGGTCGAATAAAAACTTAGATCCTGAACTTGTGATTATAGATAGAGAAAATAATAGGGCGATCGCCAACTTTATAGCGGAGTTATTTTTCGGAGTCATTCCTTGGATGAAGAAAAAAGAGGAAATGATGGTCATGTCCCGGATCATGGTAGAAGTATCCGATTCTGTTCTAAGCCGTTGGCTCCGAGAAAGACAAGATAGCGCACTTGCTGATGGGATCTTACAAGAGCTGAAAACAATGCTTAAAGCTTATATGAATTATTATATCCAGAGAGGATCTAAATGA
- a CDS encoding rhomboid family intramembrane serine protease — protein sequence MKAFLFEFPLTAFIVALITISQIILTVFVPEEIINAFFISRPGEFYPWKWIGMVFLHADFTHLFWNMIFLFFLGRIVEYKVGQAKWLLFFFMGALVSGGLDSFVRGMILGENQPAIGASGAVSGLAAVAALLSPFSIRVRKRSYPFPVFAVAWLMVYSDITNLFSRDQVAHWAHLGGFISVVFTAYFLNNKIKRELHTGFALNLVFVVLLLILGFFVGAR from the coding sequence ATGAAGGCCTTTCTATTCGAATTTCCTCTAACGGCTTTTATTGTAGCTCTGATCACCATTTCTCAAATTATTCTTACCGTATTTGTTCCGGAAGAAATTATAAACGCGTTCTTTATCAGTCGGCCTGGGGAATTTTATCCTTGGAAATGGATTGGAATGGTTTTCTTACATGCCGACTTCACCCATTTATTTTGGAATATGATCTTTCTATTTTTCTTAGGAAGGATCGTAGAATATAAAGTCGGCCAAGCAAAATGGCTACTTTTCTTTTTTATGGGCGCACTTGTTTCCGGCGGTTTGGATTCTTTCGTAAGAGGAATGATCTTGGGAGAAAACCAACCTGCTATTGGAGCCTCAGGTGCTGTGTCTGGATTGGCAGCCGTTGCCGCTTTACTTTCTCCTTTTTCAATTCGAGTTAGAAAGAGAAGTTATCCTTTTCCTGTTTTTGCAGTGGCTTGGCTTATGGTATATTCTGATATCACCAATTTATTTTCCAGGGATCAGGTGGCACATTGGGCTCATTTAGGTGGATTCATTTCTGTTGTATTCACTGCATATTTTTTAAATAATAAGATCAAACGAGAGCTACACACTGGATTTGCATTAAACTTAGTATTTGTCGTCTTACTCTTGATCTTAGGATTTTTTGTCGGGGCGAGATAA
- a CDS encoding alcohol dehydrogenase catalytic domain-containing protein, whose translation MIEVQFTAYEYNSNDSFSNSVYEMKGSEESGWQILRNSSPYLELGKGYRLLKTELCGICSTDLDRRFLPFPLPQIIGHEVVASDYLTGKKYVLEINDTVVSRGEEADPFCQVGIPTHSPTRMVLGIDRLPGGFGPYILAPKGNLVETKQLGDMEAVLLEPFAASLHGVEVSLHRAGSDLKKIAVLGPRRLGSLVIAALDLYRKRNNLNYKIVSFVRHQNLADLSLRMGADQVLYFSNLGEEKVVEGLLFERNVGVPTIASWSDYKHSFDLVFDTTGSISGLETSIYLTYKEIHRKTTNGQASLGITHLTELVVDEISVTNLRSGFLDLVWGISTSTPAWVYVSSSASLNKKEKELLDDLEKKDQIRIFKGSIEEGNKFLESVNFTGDLPRFDFAILDSSSELDLVIRPDKKEEKSLVRPRGFILISKSAERESNLFLDWITGGGILSTSRCGDFVRTRELLVSEPGFLKSVSENLISKEFDSRSIPEAYTDARKPENIKVVVRHKAS comes from the coding sequence TTGATAGAAGTTCAATTTACTGCTTACGAATACAATTCAAACGATTCTTTCTCCAATTCAGTTTATGAAATGAAAGGTTCGGAAGAATCTGGCTGGCAGATCTTGCGAAATTCTTCTCCTTATTTAGAACTTGGAAAAGGTTATAGACTTCTCAAAACGGAACTTTGTGGGATCTGCTCAACGGATTTAGACCGCAGATTTTTGCCTTTTCCACTTCCTCAGATCATTGGACACGAAGTAGTTGCATCCGATTATCTTACAGGTAAAAAATACGTATTAGAAATTAATGATACAGTAGTTTCCAGGGGAGAAGAAGCGGATCCTTTTTGCCAAGTTGGAATTCCAACACATAGCCCGACCAGAATGGTTTTGGGAATAGATCGTCTGCCTGGAGGATTCGGACCTTATATACTCGCACCCAAAGGAAACCTAGTCGAAACAAAACAACTAGGAGATATGGAAGCGGTTCTATTAGAGCCTTTCGCTGCCTCATTGCATGGTGTAGAAGTTTCTCTTCATAGGGCCGGATCGGATCTCAAAAAGATCGCAGTTTTAGGTCCAAGGCGTTTGGGCTCTTTAGTAATCGCTGCTTTAGATCTATATAGAAAGAGAAACAATTTAAACTATAAAATTGTTTCTTTCGTCCGACACCAAAACTTAGCGGATCTATCTTTGAGAATGGGAGCCGATCAAGTCTTATACTTTTCGAATTTGGGAGAGGAGAAAGTAGTAGAAGGGCTATTATTTGAGAGAAATGTAGGAGTTCCAACAATCGCATCTTGGTCCGATTACAAACATTCTTTCGATCTAGTATTTGATACTACCGGTTCAATTTCCGGATTAGAAACTAGCATTTATCTTACCTATAAAGAAATTCATAGAAAAACTACGAACGGCCAGGCTTCTCTTGGAATTACACATCTCACCGAGCTAGTGGTGGATGAGATTTCCGTTACAAATCTTAGATCTGGCTTTTTGGATTTGGTTTGGGGGATTTCAACAAGTACTCCCGCTTGGGTGTATGTTTCTTCTTCTGCTTCCTTAAACAAAAAAGAGAAAGAATTATTAGATGATCTGGAAAAGAAGGATCAGATTCGGATCTTTAAAGGTTCGATTGAAGAAGGTAATAAATTCCTAGAGTCTGTAAACTTTACAGGCGACCTACCTAGATTCGATTTTGCAATCCTAGATTCTTCTTCCGAGCTAGACTTAGTGATACGTCCAGATAAGAAGGAAGAAAAATCCTTGGTTCGGCCAAGAGGTTTTATTCTGATCTCCAAGTCTGCAGAGCGAGAATCCAATTTATTTTTAGATTGGATTACAGGCGGTGGAATTTTGAGCACAAGTAGATGTGGGGACTTTGTTCGGACAAGGGAGCTTCTTGTATCCGAGCCCGGATTTTTAAAATCTGTTTCTGAAAACTTGATCAGCAAAGAATTCGATTCCAGATCTATTCCGGAAGCGTACACAGACGCAAGAAAACCGGAGAATATAAAAGTGGTTGTCAGGCATAAAGCTTCCTGA
- a CDS encoding NUDIX domain-containing protein, which produces MSKHGFFQITQKVFLRKGKELLILRDRKSGFGDLPGGRMNEDEFYGDWLESLSRELKEEMGESCEIKIHPRPILIHKHRVSDGNHPCVIVAYHGEFVSGEITLSDEHDYIAWVDAATYDPKPLFFEYMLDALQLYQKEYVPQIPDGKLNPKGWLV; this is translated from the coding sequence TTGAGCAAACACGGTTTTTTTCAAATCACACAAAAGGTTTTTTTGAGAAAAGGAAAGGAACTTCTCATTCTTAGAGACCGCAAATCCGGATTCGGGGATCTTCCCGGTGGAAGAATGAACGAGGACGAATTTTACGGAGACTGGTTGGAAAGTTTGTCCAGAGAGTTAAAAGAAGAAATGGGAGAATCTTGTGAGATCAAGATCCACCCTCGGCCTATCCTAATCCATAAACATAGAGTCAGTGATGGAAATCATCCATGCGTTATCGTAGCTTATCATGGAGAATTTGTATCGGGAGAGATTACTCTTTCCGACGAGCATGATTATATTGCTTGGGTAGATGCTGCCACTTACGATCCAAAACCTTTATTTTTCGAATACATGTTGGATGCTCTGCAATTATACCAAAAAGAATATGTTCCTCAGATACCTGATGGTAAATTAAATCCCAAAGGTTGGTTGGTATGA
- the prfA gene encoding peptide chain release factor 1 encodes MLDRLEKIQQKYLKISDELTTASNPDDLKRLYKERSRLTPLFDKITEYQKLIQNKKDAEELLKTEKDGDMRSMYEEERKEAEERIESLEKELEILLLPPDPNSGKNILLEIRAGTGGEEAGLFVSDLFRMYTKYADKQGIRHEIIDSSPTGIGGLKEIIFAMENDKAYDLFKFEAGTHRVQRIPATESGGRIHTSAVTVAVLPEAEESEININENDLRVDVYRSSGSGGQHVNTTDSAVRITHIPTGIAVACQDEKSQHKNKAKAMRILSARILEKQAEEKKAAADALKKQMVGSGDRSERIRTYNFPQGRCTDHRIGFTSHNLSAIMEGDLDDLINALTEEDRVKRLANSQAN; translated from the coding sequence ATGTTAGACAGACTAGAAAAAATACAACAAAAATACCTCAAAATATCGGACGAACTCACAACCGCGTCCAATCCGGATGATTTAAAACGACTTTATAAGGAACGTTCCCGACTCACGCCCTTATTCGATAAAATTACCGAATACCAAAAATTAATTCAGAACAAAAAAGACGCTGAAGAACTTTTAAAAACCGAAAAAGACGGGGATATGCGCTCCATGTACGAAGAAGAGCGCAAAGAAGCGGAAGAAAGGATAGAAAGTTTGGAGAAGGAGTTGGAAATCCTACTTCTTCCTCCTGATCCGAATTCAGGCAAAAATATACTTCTCGAAATAAGAGCAGGGACCGGTGGAGAAGAAGCTGGATTATTCGTCTCCGACCTATTTAGAATGTACACTAAGTATGCGGACAAGCAAGGCATCCGTCATGAGATCATAGATTCTTCTCCTACCGGGATAGGCGGATTAAAAGAGATCATCTTCGCGATGGAGAATGATAAAGCTTACGATCTTTTTAAATTCGAAGCAGGAACTCATAGAGTGCAAAGAATTCCTGCAACTGAATCCGGAGGTAGGATTCACACAAGTGCTGTGACTGTTGCAGTTTTACCGGAAGCAGAAGAGTCTGAGATCAATATAAACGAAAACGATCTGAGAGTGGATGTATATCGTTCTTCCGGTTCTGGCGGACAGCACGTCAACACTACTGACTCTGCGGTTCGTATCACTCACATTCCAACAGGTATCGCAGTTGCATGTCAGGATGAAAAATCCCAACACAAGAACAAAGCAAAAGCGATGAGGATCTTAAGTGCTAGGATATTAGAAAAACAGGCGGAAGAAAAGAAGGCCGCAGCTGATGCTCTAAAAAAACAGATGGTGGGTTCAGGAGACAGATCCGAAAGAATACGAACGTATAATTTTCCGCAAGGAAGATGTACGGATCATCGGATCGGATTCACTAGTCATAATCTTTCTGCTATAATGGAAGGTGATCTGGACGACTTGATCAACGCCTTAACGGAAGAAGATAGAGTCAAACGCCTCGCAAATTCACAGGCAAATTAG